TATGGACATAATTCACCATCAGTGAATTATGTCCATAATTATCACTTGGTACTGATGTCATTTAAATGACACGGACTAACACACAATGACACATTTTGTAGATAATAAATTTTGAGTTGCAGTAAGTACTGTACTGGTCTACCGTTGCCAAGTACGACAGcaatgagaattaaaaaaactttGACATGTCGGGATTTGTGCCACAATGTCACCCTGGAATATGTAATGTGTGGACAGTCCTTAAAACAGACGGTAAGAGAAATACAGCTGTTAGCACCATTATTGCATGTACTAAATTTGAAGTTGTAAAAAAATGCAGCCACAATCTTTTTACAGTCTCTATAATGTTCCTACACATACTACACATGATCACTAATGTCTCTATGATGCGGAGTATGAGAATGTAAGAATTGATGAATATTGAACATCTGGCAAACTTTTAACTGCTCGCTTAAAGTAAAGTAGATCATGGTGGTGTTAATGATGTCTCACCAACATTTACTTGCTTTTTTCAATGGTACAGTGCGGTTGCTCAACTTGCCAAGGGTTTCATGACTCACGATGAGTGTGTTGCTCAgctttactttgtattttcttcAGTGGTAGTTATGATGGAGTTGTTGGTGGAACAGAAGTGTCAGTGATCATTTTTAGGCACATTGGCACAATGTTATTTTGACAATGTCAGTCTTGTCAAAACCTAAATCAGTTCCAGGCTTGGGACGTGGACTTAAGTCTTGCTGTTAAATTACTCACTGACATGGGGCACTTCTCTAAATTTGAGGCAAAAGTTGTTTTTCCTCGAATGAGTCACAAGTCTGAATCCTCACCGCTGATTTGCAGAATGAACACTTATACTATCACTTTGTCTTCTTTTGACCATCTATGCACACTGATTCGcagaatgagaatttttttgaGAATCTCATCCCACTTTAGGAGTCGTCTCGCTTCATTACTTTGACTGGAGGAGGACTGCAAAATCAGCTACATACGTCAAATGGCTGTACGTCAGTAACTGACGGGACCTTCTGTTGGGACTGATTAATAAGTGTAAATGCCTAACTCTGCAAATCGTCATATCATACAAACTGGAAGCGACTTTCGAATTAAAATCACCCATATTAACTCAATGAGCAAAATCATTATTGTAAGACAATAATCAAGAATTGTATGATAATTGATTATTACGTGTatatttaatatacagtatgtcaccaAGTTACGGTTCTGCTTGAATGAGACTACTTCAAGGCTTTTGAGCATCCCCTTATTTTGAAATGGGAAAGTAAGAAGTTCTTGCTCAAAGTTATATATAAACCGTATACACATAAAACAATGAAATGCGCATATAAATGTCTGTCAGATTGTttccacacaccacactggaaTGCGCTCACAAAGTACACCCAAACCTTTCCACGCATCCTTATGAAAGGCTCTCGTGCacactattgattttttttgtgcacattttttagatttagattttagTGCAGATTCTGACCTATTGAAGGTGGGTGCGATAAACAGGGGCTCACTGTACATTCACATGACACTGACCTATGGATTTCTGTGTCCTTTGCTTCATTAAAGGTGGGATTCATCAACGCTTCCCAACATGGACATGATGACTGGAAATGCTTCTTCAGCTGCCAGGAGATGACCTGCCACCCTTTTGGGAATGGTCAGAATGGGGCCAGATGTGCCCCTTCTCAATGAGTACAAGCAGGAGTTCTTCTGGAAGCGCTTCCCCCAAACGGTGTTGGGTGGTCCGCGCTTCAAATTGGGCTACTGCGCTCCACCGTACGTCTATGTCAATCAGGCCGTGCTTTTCCTGACGCCATGGCTTTTCGGGGGCGTCAGCACGCTCCTCTGCCAGTTGCagcttctccaggagctgcatGCCGCCATGCTTTCCGGCGCACTGATGTTTGCGGCAGCGGCCGCCGTCCAGGCAGTGGCGTTGTATGCCGGGCGACGGAGCGGCGCCGTGGAACGGCTTGGAGCACCCAACACCCTCGTGGATGAAGAGGAAGTGGAGTTCACTCACTGCGTCAGCCCAGAGACGGTCCGATTCATCGCTCCCGGGAAGATATTTGGGCTGAATGTTGTGATTCATACGGTACTGGCTGGACTTCTCTGTGCTTTCGGGACATGGTATGTGCTACTTGGCAGACTGACCGCTCTGTACGGTAGCATAAGTGTCTCCTTGGTCGTTTTTGTCCTAAGTTGGGTGACTGTGTGCATTGCGGAGTATTCCCTGGTTGTGAATACAGCCACAGAGACTGCTACTTTCCAGGCGCAGGACACTTATGAGATTACCCCACTCACTCGGCCCatctacattttcattttcattgttgtgGACTTGACTGATAGGTAAGTAAGTCGGAACGAGCTAATGGCGTTGAGTCGCTCAAATCCATTGGTGACATTTTGCTGTACTCGATCATTTTTAGGTTCTCTGGCCCAGTTCCGGAGCTCCAACTTGCCAGCCAGGTTCTTCATGTGCTTTTCCTCTTCTTACCTCTGCTGTGGGCACTGGGAATACTACCTCCCCTCGATGCCTTGTTCCTCTGGGGCATGGAGCAGGTGCTTGTGTTTGGATTAGGAGGCTCCCCCATGTCCAGTAACTTCAggtttgtgttgaaaaaatgaaCCACAGTGGAGTGAACTCCAATTTAGCGTCGGGGATAGATTTTAGACCCCATAAAATGGTCAAATCCATTATATGCAGattgtattttaaaagaaaacaagtttTGCCCACTTTCGACACATTTAATCCCATTGAAAGAcactgaacacgtttttttaaatgtgtcacTTCCAAGTAATAACTATTAAATATCAATAACACAGACCCCCCATTAGCCCCTATATGGAtccgcgatcgacttgggaccagcccTGGCTACCGCTCGATCGCGCTCGACTGGTTGGTCGCCCCTACTGTAGGTGGTACCACAAGATAAATTTCAGTACCTTCACTTAACTTTGTGCACGTGTTTTTGTGCCCTCCCTCATCATAGGTTGCTTTTGATGTTTGGCGTTTCTACTGGTGTCGCTGTGTGCAATTACTTTATCTCATCAACACTGGGAGTCGTCCTCTTCTCCACCGCAACGGGATTCCTGCTGAGCCTGGACCTCAGCCAGGTTGGCGCCCTCTGCAATGCTCCCAAGGCCCACTGCAAGGACTGCGGCCCGCGCAGAGGCAGGTCACCGCCGCCGCCTCTTTCCAACACCTTTGGCTGGAATCTGGGCTGCAGGGAGGTGGTGATGTATGCGTGCCTGTTGTTGGCGGCACTGGCAGAAGCTGGCCTGTTGCATCATTTCCACAGTTCAGCTCAGTCCCACAGTTTGGTCAGGGGACCCCAGGCTCCTGTCAGCTACCTCCTCTTGGTCCTCTTCTCCCTCTGCTGGCTTCTCAGAGAGATCCAGGGCGCCTATGTGTGTGCCGGCTTATTTCTCAATCCGGTGTACCCTAAAGACATGTCCAGTGTGCAGACTTTCGAACAGAAGAACAAAGGCTTATTCATTGCAGCAGCCATCAGAAGAGTCCTTCTTTATCTTGGTGAGATCACGTCTCTTGCATCTATTGTCCTCCAGAGCAAAGCTCGGGAATTAATGACGCTTTTCTATGTGTAACCGTTTATATGTGTGCGTTCCCAGTGTCTCCGTTTGCATTGATTGCTTTCCTGTCTATGGACAAATCCCTGCAACAGCTCCATGGGGTTCCTCTCAGTGTGGGATTTGCACGAGCTTTCAGAGTGGTaggcacacaaaaacaagagaAATATTTCTTACTTAGGTTGACTTTTTATTCATAATGAGCAGAGATGTGTTTTTCAAAGCAAAACTGAGAAGAATTCCGTTtggtgtggttgttttttttcaccaaaagcAATTCTTCTTTGCCTTAGTATGTCTAGTCTACATGGTATTTGTTGCATGCTCACTTGCAGGCATGGCAGAGCTCAGAGGATGCTTTGCTGCAAATGGTCGTGGTCGTCATTGTGCGTCTTGCAGCTGGAAACAATAGGCTGCCTGGCTGGGACAGCCTCGGCACGGGGGTTCAGCTTTTACTGGTGAGGACAAGTTGTTATTTACGCATGTAGATAGGACGCTACGAGCTGCATGAGTACTATAGACAGTCATCTTATTTATGTTAATTAGCTGGCATCAAAATTGGGTTTACGCTAAAAATACTGTCGGCGACTCGGAATCAGTGCATACCTCAGGTGATCATGCGACCTCTACAGGTTGGCCTTCTGATGGATCGACTCACCCAGTTCCTGGCCAAGTTAAAGTTCACCCTCACCGTGTTGGTGACATCTTGGACTGAGAAGAAGCAGCGGCGCCAGTCGGCCGGAACCCTCCTTGCGCTCAACGCCTCCCTCTGCCCGCTGctgttggctgtggtgaccCTGTCTGCCCTGCTCTCTGCCCCCTTGCTGCCCCTCTTCACGCTACCCATCTTCCTGGTGGGCTTCCCCAGGCCTCAGCGCAGTTGGCCGGGGCCCGTCGGTACTGCCTGTCCGTGCCCAGACTCCATCTTCTACCAGCAGATGAGTGGAAGTCTTGCCTCTGCCCTGAGGACGGCCTTTGCAAGAGGGTCGCTGGGTTAGTAATGCATGCCTCCTATCCAcatttaaaggggggggggggggacatccatccattatccaaactgcTGATGCTCACCAGGGTCGCATCCAGTGAATTATTCATCGTCGGCATTTGCTCAGTGAGTGCTACAAAATGTTCATTGGCAACACTTTAGCTCAAACTGATTTGACTGCCAATTATTAGTTATTGTCATTTAGAATACAGTTTATCAATCCAAAATCAAGTGCCCAGGACAAATGCTACTTCTGTCCAAGGCTTAAAAGCTTTAGGCATTAGCAAACGAGTTTGGACATGCAGTCTGATGACTTGagtcatttaaaatgaatattgGGAGCGTACAAGACATCAGTCACAaaaggtacacttgcacaatcaaatgaaatatcTGAACACTGATTTGCCATATGTGaaggtatttaaaaatattttggataCCTTATTTGGTCCACAAGTGGGGCACAGCAGACTGTCGAATTTCTGCACCACAGCAAACTACCCAACATCCCCTCACACTCATATTTGCACCTATGCATTTATAGACAAGGGTGCATGTAAAGGTTTTGGCATTGGTCTCAGATGAGCACCGGCAGTTATTTGGTGCTCACTACaatctggcggcccggtagtccagtggttagcacgtcggcttcacagtgcagaggtaccgggttcgattccagctccggcctccctgtgtggagtttgcatgttctccccaggcctgcgtgggttttctccgggtgctccggtttcctcccacattccaaaaacatgcgtggcaggctgattggacgctctaaattgtccctaggtgtgagtgtgagtgcgagtggttgttcgtttctgtgtgccctgcgattggctggcgaccgattcggaatgtcccccgcctactgcccggagactactgggataggctccagcaccccccgcgaccctagtgaggatcaagcggctcggaagatgaatgaatgatacaatCTGCTATTGAAAATTCAAGGACAAGCAAAGAGACGAAAACCATTTCTAACAATCTATATTGGATTTGGCGTGCAAGTTTCTGTTCTAGTTTGGTTTTGGTTCCCCGCTTCTGTCAATGGTTGTGCTCATTGTCTTGTAGGTTCTTTGGCACCAGGCTCTCACTTTCTTGGCCGCTTTCAGGACCGCATGGTTTGGATCATGATTTTGGAGAGAGGATACGGCTACTGCACCGTCAATATTAAGGTACATTTTCTGCTTGTTTGAGTGTCGGTCATACAGTTCATATAATTAAGTCTAGAATGATTTATATTTGTGTCTTAATACGCCAACACAATGAATCGCTGAAATTAAAGTGTAGCCCTTCAAGTTGAATTTTAAGAGCTttctaaaaaaaactaaacacaaaaaaaacatctaggAATTGCTGCCATGATGATATTCTACCACCATTTTCAAGGGTGCTAAAGTATTTGGACAAGGTGACATAATTGAAAATGTAGCCATCATTTTTAATACCACAATGTTTTCAATAGTTATTGAGAACTTGAAGTCCTTGGATTTCACTAAATTCCCAAATTTCCTTCTAGAAACAAAGACTTTGCCTCTCTTTCCTTGAAGTAAACGAAAAGAAGGCAgaagtgatattgtttggtcccagtggcccttgtacattccgtCCTGGAGACTTGGGCGCCCTGtatccttatcttaagtcaacagtctctaacttgggccttaaactggacagtgatttcaaactcgatcggcaaattggtggcattgttaaatccagcttctttcaccttagacagccggccaaaataaaacctctcctctcccatgaacactttgagacagtaattcatgcctttgtcacatcccggctcgattactgcaatgcactttacattggagtcagccagtcctccatgaagcgccttcagctggtccagaatgccgctgctcgcctcttgactggtactcgtaagagggagcacataactcctactctggcatcccttcactggctccccattcattttagagttattttcaagatccacctCTTTGTTTTcgaatctctgaataatctcgcgtcaccttacctctctgagctcatccgcccctacacaccagcccggcgcctcaggtctgtggaccagacattattagaagtaccaagaactaaactgaggctcagaggggatcgagccttttctgttgctgttccctctctctggaatgacctcccgctgaacattcggcaagcctcctcgctgcccatcttcaaagccctcctcaagactcacttgtattctttggcattcgactcggcatgacttagatttgttcttggttttactgttttattTCAGGGTTTGGAGCTACAGGAGACATCTTGCCACACGGTAGAAGCACGTAGGGTGGATGAGGTTTTCGAGGCTGCTTTCGAGCGGCCGGAGCGTCTTGGTTTGACTCAAGGCTTGAACCTGCATTGGGCCAACGCTCTCACACCTTGCACAGCGCTGGCGGTGCGCGTCTACTCGGACGCCCGCAACGTCCTCTCAGGCATCATTGACTCTCACGACAACCTGAGGAAGCTTCAGGATGACTTTCTGAAAGCCTTGGTGTGGTTGCTCCTGCGTTATTGTGTCAAGAAGCATAAAGGCTCTATGTGGAGCTGTGAAGACGGGGCGGGAATCGGGGGCCGAAAGTCGCAATCTTCCCAGCAGGCGCAGACTGCATGCAACCAACCGCCTGAGGCTATCGTGGTGGAATCCAAAGTATCTTCCCTTAGATTCAGACAGGACAGCTCTAGCATGACATCTTTTGGAGACTGGTCAGACGAAGATGATCTTTTTGGACCTCAACCGGCCAGGCGGACGGTTGCCCTGGTGACGGCAGAGGCCCAGTCCGGACACACGGTGCTGCAGACGGGAGCCTCTCTTCCAGGGTCTGTCGAGATGGACAGTCTGTTTGAAAACATGGCCCTCTCGGCCCTGCAGCCATTACAGCCTTTGGGTCTGGGCATCGGGATGCCAGCGGTCGACAAAGGTCACAACACGGAGATCTTCAAAGAGAGTCCCGGCTCGCTCCACCAGCTGACGTTCAGCTGCCCTCAGTCCGAGGTGTTCAACCTACCGACGGGATGGAGGACGGCGCCGATGTTGGCGAGCAGGCTGCTGCAACTCAGGCCGTTATTCCCCGAGGACTGGTTCAGGTTTGCCCTGAGCAGGTTTGGACCGGTCTTGCAGAGCGACACTTCCGAGGACATGACCAAAGCTCTAAAGGAAGACGAAACCTTGAAGGACCTCCACGCCCAGGTGGCGCTCTCATGTCTGGTGTCGCTCGGCGCCGAGTCGGCCTTCAGCAGTCCCAGTTATATCTACAGGCTTTACTGTGGAGACGTGCCATGGTCAGAGGGCCTCGAATGGCTCTCCTCCAGCAAAGAACTTTATCAGCTTGCTCTTAGGGCTTTCAGGTAAAAGCCTcctatattgcttttttttaagctatACGTTTTATGGAGTTTTCCCAAAATGAACCCTTGTTTAGTGGGAAAGGTTCCAGACCCACCTACAATAGCTGAACAGAAAGTCTACGacactgtagagcaggggtcaccaaccttttagaaactgaaaggtacttaTTTGGTgcttaaaaatggatggatattgttaAGGGCAAGTGTGACCCAGACtattaaaataatgtatttgcTGAAATGACCTTTATATGTTACTATTAATAATTCATAATATTCATTTATGCAAATACACTGATCATGttcatgatttctcacaataattaggaaACCGATGTTCCATTTTTCGAAATACCAGTAAACTAGTCATGTGGTGTttgggactggggggggggggggcaacatagTACCCACAGGGTCCACATTCGTGAACCTTGTGTAGAGAGTGAGACCATAAACTTTTTGTTCTAGTCTTTACATGCACACTTGAAACACATTTAAAGTCATTAAATTACACTTATATTtttgaacactttttaaaaagtatttctttGCACCAAGTGTGATTGCCTCAAGCGATTTGTCACTTgtagtttactgtaaaactaacaCACAAAATGAGAATTAGAAATGAGGACTGAAAGAGGCACACCAACATACTGTACAGACCGTAAACTGCACAGTATTTTCTATTTAATGTTTGCTATTTTTGTGAATGTTCAGTGTTTCTGCGAAGTCCAATGGTTTGAAGCATGTGAGTGgtattttgggggattttcaGGGTGCGTTTGGACTGTATCGCCTGGTTACTCTGTATGTATAGTATTTCTTTTGCTATTTATTCTCTAATGTGACGAACCCGCTGCCATCCTTCTGTTGTATGGTTTGCATCAGGTTTAGTTTTAAGCTCCTGTTCGATCAAGCCAGCCTTGGGCCGATGGAGTCCCCCGAGGAGATGTTCAGTACTTTGGAGGAATATGAAAGGGACTGGTACATTGGATTGGTGTCCGAGAAAGGCTGGCATGACAGCGTCCTTCAGGAGAAGCCATTCCTCTTCTCTTTAGGTCATGACCTCTCCATGGTAAGCACTCTTAATGTTTCCAGCATGACGCCATACAGATCAGTAGTTGAGATAGTTGTCATCCGCAGGGTACGTACACTGGCCGAGTGCTGTCCTTGCAGGAGCAGTTGGTGCAGGTGGGCCGACTGAATGGCGAAGGGGTGCGAGGCCAGTGGGCCAACCTCTCTTGGGAGCTCCTGTATGCCACTAACGACGATGAGGAGCGTTACAGCATCCAGGCTCACCCCTTCATGTTAAGGAACCTGACTGTCCAGGCGGCAGACCCCCCTCTGGGGTATCCCATTTACTCATCAGCACCCCTTCACTTCCCCTGCCTCTGACCACTGAGGTGaggagcgcttttttttttttttttttcttactccacCACAAGGTTTCAAGTTTTAACAATGAGGATGAAAAATAGACAACAGGGATCTTTTCCCTAGAATGATGGAATGTTGACAACTTTTTTATGCATATATCATGGTGCTTTAGTGCATTACCACAGAGAAATACACATAAAGCTGAGAAATGCACTTTTGTACTGACGCAAGCCAGTTTAGATACATGAatcacaatacagtacatgaaaatCATGATTGGAGGTTAAATTTAAACTCACAGTGGTTTGGGAGTTGATTTTAAAGCTTTTTTATTTGTTACAATATTTAATGACCCAACCTTTCTGTTAAAAAGGGAAACGATACAATTATTGTCAATATATCAAGAATGTGCCTTGGGTGTGTCATGCTGTATGCTTTCAGTGGAATTTGTTTACAGTTAACTTGTTTACaacttttaaaataattgttcaACAATGATCATAGTATTGTACATATTGCTCATTTTATATGTATATCTGTATATAATAAAATGACTTGTAAGAAGCTGAGATTTCACTTTGCACCAAACAAGCTttgtaaagtaaaaaaagaatctgAAGTCATTGGTTCAGAAACCATTTTTATAAGGTCTTGGGCTTGGTAAAGTAGGCATCTGCAtcctagagaaaaaaaaaatccaatgagcAGATTTGTCAACATACATGatgtcccccaaaaatgttttcacggCAGCATTTAAAACTGACCATGGCATGTATATTTTGTTTGGTATAATTctgggtaaaataaataaattatctttaatgaattattttaaaCAGCCAGAAAAGTATTct
This sequence is a window from Hippocampus zosterae strain Florida chromosome 14, ASM2543408v3, whole genome shotgun sequence. Protein-coding genes within it:
- the pcnx4 gene encoding pecanex-like protein 4 isoform X2, coding for MVRMGPDVPLLNEYKQEFFWKRFPQTVLGGPRFKLGYCAPPYVYVNQAVLFLTPWLFGGVSTLLCQLQLLQELHAAMLSGALMFAAAAAVQAVALYAGRRSGAVERLGAPNTLVDEEEVEFTHCVSPETVRFIAPGKIFGLNVVIHTVLAGLLCAFGTWYVLLGRLTALYGSISVSLVVFVLSWVTVCIAEYSLVVNTATETATFQAQDTYEITPLTRPIYIFIFIVVDLTDRFSGPVPELQLASQVLHVLFLFLPLLWALGILPPLDALFLWGMEQVLVFGLGGSPMSSNFRLLLMFGVSTGVAVCNYFISSTLGVVLFSTATGFLLSLDLSQVGALCNAPKAHCKDCGPRRGRSPPPPLSNTFGWNLGCREVVMYACLLLAALAEAGLLHHFHSSAQSHSLVRGPQAPVSYLLLVLFSLCWLLREIQGAYVCAGLFLNPVYPKDMSSVQTFEQKNKGLFIAAAIRRVLLYLVSPFALIAFLSMDKSLQQLHGVPLSVGFARAFRVAWQSSEDALLQMVVVVIVRLAAGNNRLPGWDSLGTGVQLLLVGLLMDRLTQFLAKLKFTLTVLVTSWTEKKQRRQSAGTLLALNASLCPLLLAVVTLSALLSAPLLPLFTLPIFLVGFPRPQRSWPGPVGTACPCPDSIFYQQMSGSLASALRTAFARGSLGSLAPGSHFLGRFQDRMVWIMILERGYGYCTVNIKGLELQETSCHTVEARRVDEVFEAAFERPERLGLTQGLNLHWANALTPCTALAVRVYSDARNVLSGIIDSHDNLRKLQDDFLKALVWLLLRYCVKKHKGSMWSCEDGAGIGGRKSQSSQQAQTACNQPPEAIVVESKVSSLRFRQDSSSMTSFGDWSDEDDLFGPQPARRTVALVTAEAQSGHTVLQTGASLPGSVEMDSLFENMALSALQPLQPLGLGIGMPAVDKGHNTEIFKESPGSLHQLTFSCPQSEVFNLPTGWRTAPMLASRLLQLRPLFPEDWFRFALSRFGPVLQSDTSEDMTKALKEDETLKDLHAQVALSCLVSLGAESAFSSPSYIYRLYCGDVPWSEGLEWLSSSKELYQLALRAFRFSFKLLFDQASLGPMESPEEMFSTLEEYERDWYIGLVSEKGWHDSVLQEKPFLFSLGHDLSMEQLVQVGRLNGEGVRGQWANLSWELLYATNDDEERYSIQAHPFMLRNLTVQAADPPLGYPIYSSAPLHFPCL
- the pcnx4 gene encoding pecanex-like protein 4 isoform X1 yields the protein MVRMGPDVPLLNEYKQEFFWKRFPQTVLGGPRFKLGYCAPPYVYVNQAVLFLTPWLFGGVSTLLCQLQLLQELHAAMLSGALMFAAAAAVQAVALYAGRRSGAVERLGAPNTLVDEEEVEFTHCVSPETVRFIAPGKIFGLNVVIHTVLAGLLCAFGTWYVLLGRLTALYGSISVSLVVFVLSWVTVCIAEYSLVVNTATETATFQAQDTYEITPLTRPIYIFIFIVVDLTDRFSGPVPELQLASQVLHVLFLFLPLLWALGILPPLDALFLWGMEQVLVFGLGGSPMSSNFRLLLMFGVSTGVAVCNYFISSTLGVVLFSTATGFLLSLDLSQVGALCNAPKAHCKDCGPRRGRSPPPPLSNTFGWNLGCREVVMYACLLLAALAEAGLLHHFHSSAQSHSLVRGPQAPVSYLLLVLFSLCWLLREIQGAYVCAGLFLNPVYPKDMSSVQTFEQKNKGLFIAAAIRRVLLYLVSPFALIAFLSMDKSLQQLHGVPLSVGFARAFRVAWQSSEDALLQMVVVVIVRLAAGNNRLPGWDSLGTGVQLLLVGLLMDRLTQFLAKLKFTLTVLVTSWTEKKQRRQSAGTLLALNASLCPLLLAVVTLSALLSAPLLPLFTLPIFLVGFPRPQRSWPGPVGTACPCPDSIFYQQMSGSLASALRTAFARGSLGSLAPGSHFLGRFQDRMVWIMILERGYGYCTVNIKGLELQETSCHTVEARRVDEVFEAAFERPERLGLTQGLNLHWANALTPCTALAVRVYSDARNVLSGIIDSHDNLRKLQDDFLKALVWLLLRYCVKKHKGSMWSCEDGAGIGGRKSQSSQQAQTACNQPPEAIVVESKVSSLRFRQDSSSMTSFGDWSDEDDLFGPQPARRTVALVTAEAQSGHTVLQTGASLPGSVEMDSLFENMALSALQPLQPLGLGIGMPAVDKGHNTEIFKESPGSLHQLTFSCPQSEVFNLPTGWRTAPMLASRLLQLRPLFPEDWFRFALSRFGPVLQSDTSEDMTKALKEDETLKDLHAQVALSCLVSLGAESAFSSPSYIYRLYCGDVPWSEGLEWLSSSKELYQLALRAFRFSFKLLFDQASLGPMESPEEMFSTLEEYERDWYIGLVSEKGWHDSVLQEKPFLFSLGHDLSMGTYTGRVLSLQEQLVQVGRLNGEGVRGQWANLSWELLYATNDDEERYSIQAHPFMLRNLTVQAADPPLGYPIYSSAPLHFPCL